A single genomic interval of Dromiciops gliroides isolate mDroGli1 chromosome 1, mDroGli1.pri, whole genome shotgun sequence harbors:
- the SEPTIN5 gene encoding septin-5 isoform X1, whose product MDTLVLQDHLAEQLLSPRTQAQRRLPKLKDHDKQYVGFATLPNQVHRKSVKKGFDFTLMVAGESGLGKSTLVNSLFLTDLYKDRKLLNAEERINQTVEILKHTVDIEEKGVKLKLTIVDTPGFGDAVNNTQCWKPITDYVDQQFEQYFRDESGLNRKNIQDNRVHCCLYFISPFGHGLRPVDVEFMKALHEKVNIVPLIAKADCLVPGEIRKLKERIREEIDKFGIKVYQFPECDSDEDEEFKQQDRELKESAPFAVIGSNTVVEAKGQRVRGRLYPWGIVEVENQAHCDFVKLRNMLIRTHMHDLKDVTCDVHYENYRAHCIQQMTSKLTQDNRIESPIPILPVPTPDTETEKLIKMKDEELRRMQEMLQKMKQQMQDQ is encoded by the exons ATGGACACCCTGGTGCTCCAGGACCACCTGGCCGAGCAGCTGTTGTCACCTCGGACCCAGGCCCAGAGGAGGCTGCCCAAACTGAAG GACCACGACAAGCAGTATGTGGGCTTTGCCACGCTTCCCAACCAGGTCCATCGCAAGTCGGTAAAGAAGGGATTTGACTTCACGCTCATGGTCGCCG GGGAGTCAGGCCTGGGGAAGTCCACCCTGGTGAACAGCCTCTTCCTGACTGACCTCTACAAGGACCGAAAGCTGCTCAATGCGGAGG AGAGAATCAACCAGACAGTGGAGATCTTGAAGCACACAGTAGACATCGAGGAGAAGGGTGTGAAGCTAAAGCTGACTATTGTGGACACACCGGGCTTTGGGGATGCCGTTAACAACACCCAGTG CTGGAAACCCATCACAGACTATGTCGACCAACAGTTTGAGCAGTACTTCCGAGATGAGAGTGGCCTCAATCGCAAGAACATTCAGGACAACCGAGTCCACTGTTGCCTCTACTTCATTTCTCCCTTCGGGCATGG GCTGCGGCCGGTGGACGTGGAATTCATGAAGGCCCTTCATGAAAAAGTGAATATCGTCCCCCTTATCGCCAAGGCTGATTGCCTCGTCCCAGGAGAGATCCGAAAGCTGAAGGAGCGG ATCCGGGAGGAGATTGACAAGTTTGGGATCAAGGTGTATCAGTTCCCAGAGTGTGACTCGGATGAGGACGAGGAGTTCAAGCAGCAGGACCGAGAGTTAAAA GAGAGTGCGCCCTTCGCTGTCATAGGCAGCAATACTGTGGTGGAGGCCAAGGGCCAGCGAGTCCGGGGGAGGCTCTATCCCTGGGGCATCGTAGAAG TGGAGAACCAGGCACACTGCGATTTTGTGAAGCTTCGGAACATGCTGATCCGGACACACATGCACGACCTGAAGGATGTGACCTGTGACGTGCACTATGAGAATTACCGGGCCCACTGCATCCAGCAGATGACCAG CAAACTAACCCAGGACAACCGAATTGAGAGCCCCATCCCCATTCTGCCTGTGCCCACcccagacacagagacagagaagctgATTAAGATGAAGGATGAAGAG cTAAGGCGGATGCAGGAGATGCTACAGAAGATGAAACAGCAAATGCAGGATCAGTGA
- the SEPTIN5 gene encoding septin-5 isoform X2, with amino-acid sequence MYEGRIRGRRQGDPGGRLEAGAAFQAGDDDHDKQYVGFATLPNQVHRKSVKKGFDFTLMVAGESGLGKSTLVNSLFLTDLYKDRKLLNAEERINQTVEILKHTVDIEEKGVKLKLTIVDTPGFGDAVNNTQCWKPITDYVDQQFEQYFRDESGLNRKNIQDNRVHCCLYFISPFGHGLRPVDVEFMKALHEKVNIVPLIAKADCLVPGEIRKLKERIREEIDKFGIKVYQFPECDSDEDEEFKQQDRELKESAPFAVIGSNTVVEAKGQRVRGRLYPWGIVEVENQAHCDFVKLRNMLIRTHMHDLKDVTCDVHYENYRAHCIQQMTSKLTQDNRIESPIPILPVPTPDTETEKLIKMKDEELRRMQEMLQKMKQQMQDQ; translated from the exons ATGTATGAAGGACGAATAAGAGGCAGGAGGCAAGGAGACCCGGGAGGAAGGCTGGAGGCTGGTGCTGCCTTCCAGGCTGGGGATGAT GACCACGACAAGCAGTATGTGGGCTTTGCCACGCTTCCCAACCAGGTCCATCGCAAGTCGGTAAAGAAGGGATTTGACTTCACGCTCATGGTCGCCG GGGAGTCAGGCCTGGGGAAGTCCACCCTGGTGAACAGCCTCTTCCTGACTGACCTCTACAAGGACCGAAAGCTGCTCAATGCGGAGG AGAGAATCAACCAGACAGTGGAGATCTTGAAGCACACAGTAGACATCGAGGAGAAGGGTGTGAAGCTAAAGCTGACTATTGTGGACACACCGGGCTTTGGGGATGCCGTTAACAACACCCAGTG CTGGAAACCCATCACAGACTATGTCGACCAACAGTTTGAGCAGTACTTCCGAGATGAGAGTGGCCTCAATCGCAAGAACATTCAGGACAACCGAGTCCACTGTTGCCTCTACTTCATTTCTCCCTTCGGGCATGG GCTGCGGCCGGTGGACGTGGAATTCATGAAGGCCCTTCATGAAAAAGTGAATATCGTCCCCCTTATCGCCAAGGCTGATTGCCTCGTCCCAGGAGAGATCCGAAAGCTGAAGGAGCGG ATCCGGGAGGAGATTGACAAGTTTGGGATCAAGGTGTATCAGTTCCCAGAGTGTGACTCGGATGAGGACGAGGAGTTCAAGCAGCAGGACCGAGAGTTAAAA GAGAGTGCGCCCTTCGCTGTCATAGGCAGCAATACTGTGGTGGAGGCCAAGGGCCAGCGAGTCCGGGGGAGGCTCTATCCCTGGGGCATCGTAGAAG TGGAGAACCAGGCACACTGCGATTTTGTGAAGCTTCGGAACATGCTGATCCGGACACACATGCACGACCTGAAGGATGTGACCTGTGACGTGCACTATGAGAATTACCGGGCCCACTGCATCCAGCAGATGACCAG CAAACTAACCCAGGACAACCGAATTGAGAGCCCCATCCCCATTCTGCCTGTGCCCACcccagacacagagacagagaagctgATTAAGATGAAGGATGAAGAG cTAAGGCGGATGCAGGAGATGCTACAGAAGATGAAACAGCAAATGCAGGATCAGTGA
- the SEPTIN5 gene encoding septin-5 isoform X3 — MSTSLRYKSKLVNPVEEKQDHDKQYVGFATLPNQVHRKSVKKGFDFTLMVAGESGLGKSTLVNSLFLTDLYKDRKLLNAEERINQTVEILKHTVDIEEKGVKLKLTIVDTPGFGDAVNNTQCWKPITDYVDQQFEQYFRDESGLNRKNIQDNRVHCCLYFISPFGHGLRPVDVEFMKALHEKVNIVPLIAKADCLVPGEIRKLKERIREEIDKFGIKVYQFPECDSDEDEEFKQQDRELKESAPFAVIGSNTVVEAKGQRVRGRLYPWGIVEVENQAHCDFVKLRNMLIRTHMHDLKDVTCDVHYENYRAHCIQQMTSKLTQDNRIESPIPILPVPTPDTETEKLIKMKDEELRRMQEMLQKMKQQMQDQ, encoded by the exons GACCACGACAAGCAGTATGTGGGCTTTGCCACGCTTCCCAACCAGGTCCATCGCAAGTCGGTAAAGAAGGGATTTGACTTCACGCTCATGGTCGCCG GGGAGTCAGGCCTGGGGAAGTCCACCCTGGTGAACAGCCTCTTCCTGACTGACCTCTACAAGGACCGAAAGCTGCTCAATGCGGAGG AGAGAATCAACCAGACAGTGGAGATCTTGAAGCACACAGTAGACATCGAGGAGAAGGGTGTGAAGCTAAAGCTGACTATTGTGGACACACCGGGCTTTGGGGATGCCGTTAACAACACCCAGTG CTGGAAACCCATCACAGACTATGTCGACCAACAGTTTGAGCAGTACTTCCGAGATGAGAGTGGCCTCAATCGCAAGAACATTCAGGACAACCGAGTCCACTGTTGCCTCTACTTCATTTCTCCCTTCGGGCATGG GCTGCGGCCGGTGGACGTGGAATTCATGAAGGCCCTTCATGAAAAAGTGAATATCGTCCCCCTTATCGCCAAGGCTGATTGCCTCGTCCCAGGAGAGATCCGAAAGCTGAAGGAGCGG ATCCGGGAGGAGATTGACAAGTTTGGGATCAAGGTGTATCAGTTCCCAGAGTGTGACTCGGATGAGGACGAGGAGTTCAAGCAGCAGGACCGAGAGTTAAAA GAGAGTGCGCCCTTCGCTGTCATAGGCAGCAATACTGTGGTGGAGGCCAAGGGCCAGCGAGTCCGGGGGAGGCTCTATCCCTGGGGCATCGTAGAAG TGGAGAACCAGGCACACTGCGATTTTGTGAAGCTTCGGAACATGCTGATCCGGACACACATGCACGACCTGAAGGATGTGACCTGTGACGTGCACTATGAGAATTACCGGGCCCACTGCATCCAGCAGATGACCAG CAAACTAACCCAGGACAACCGAATTGAGAGCCCCATCCCCATTCTGCCTGTGCCCACcccagacacagagacagagaagctgATTAAGATGAAGGATGAAGAG cTAAGGCGGATGCAGGAGATGCTACAGAAGATGAAACAGCAAATGCAGGATCAGTGA